The sequence below is a genomic window from Octopus sinensis unplaced genomic scaffold, ASM634580v1 Contig18040, whole genome shotgun sequence.
CCGAAGAACACATTGTCGGAGGATATGTCCCCATGAATTATGCCCAGTGAGATGAGATACACCACAGCCTAAACTGCCAGGCCAGATTACCCTCGAAATGTCCACAAACAAGTCATGGCTGAGCATATCCCCCCGAAAATAGACCGACTGGATGGTGTACATGCGAGTGAGACTGCCAGTCCTTCACTTGGCTAACCTGAGTTGACAGAGCTCTATTTGCATGTACAGTTGGCCTAATTGCACAAAGGCAGAGAAGAGGGACACACAGTTTGTGTGGGAAATGGTCGACATGGCTCGCACTTCTTCCAATCGGTGTTTTCTATGGTTAGAAGTGGGGTACTTTTCCTGGAGGGAGGAGAATGGCTGTGTGTACATTTTGATGGCGTACTTCTTTCCCTCACGTTTGGACTCGGCTGACCATATCTGCGGGTTATTGGGTGACCATACCAGGGTGTATGACCCAAACCCGATTCTCCGAATATTTTTAAACTCCTGTTCGAGGTATGGGTTGTGCAGTCGGCAGTCACGTTTATTCCCCTTAAGGTAACATTTAAAGTGACCTACCGAATACTGGGTATAGTTTATTTCAGTAGTAGAATATAATCAATTTCCCCATAAGTAGTGTCATTagggcagtgtttctcaaccttttttccCTGAGGCCCATTTTCAGGGTCATATAAAATCTCAGGCCCATTGCCTTTAATAAAACTTTGATtaacaaaaaagtatttttattaacataaaaaatcttattaaaatGTCAATGACTACACTGCTCTtgatgtctatctatcaatttgtcaAGTTGAATTTCCAGATCTTGGTTCAACCTCAAACGTAAGTCTCCTCTCTTCTCAATCTGCAATTGATTGCGTTTTTTTGTGAGTAAATCGTTTGTTGCAGAAAATCCTGTCTCAACCAACCAAGTGGTGGGAAAGCCAAGTACAAACGGAACAACTTTTTCAAAGAGTAATGGATGAATCGATTCTACTTTCATCCATCCATATAAGCCAtccctttcaatatttttcattaatactttgttCTCCTTCAGTTCAAGAAGTTCTCCAGCAATAATAGGATCAATGTCTTTTTCACTTAATACGTCAAAATGTGCTATATCTATAATCCAACTAGGCGGATTCATTTCGATGATATCTTTAAATCTTCTAGTCATATCTTCTTTCAAGCATTTCAAGTGGTCAGTGCAGCTTGCGATTACTTCTGAGCTCGGAGCAGTTTtggcaaaattacaaaaataagcaAATTCATTTTTTTGAAGATGCATCTTCCAGAGACATAACTTGTTCAAAAAAGAGCGTACTTTCTCAGCACTATCTATCAGATTAGCATTTCGCCCTTGCAGTGTCATGTTCAGTTGGTTGACATGTGCGAATAAGTCAGCCAGGTAAAAAATCCTTGCTTTTGTATCGTTGTTATTTATCACTGAAAACAAAGTCTCAGCTTTATCTTTCTGCTTCTTGCTACAAGCTTGTG
It includes:
- the LOC115231279 gene encoding SCAN domain-containing protein 3-like, with the protein product MTLQGRNANLIDSAEKVRSFLNKLCLWKMHLQKNEFAYFCNFAKTAPSSEVIASCTDHLKCLKEDMTRRFKDIIEMNPPSWIIDIAHFDVLSEKDIDPIIAGELLELKENKVLMKNIERDGLYGWMKVESIHPLLFEKVVPFVLGFPTTWLVETGFSATNDLLTKKRNQLQIEKRGDLRLRLNQDLEIQLDKLIDRHQEQCSH